The following coding sequences lie in one Rutidosis leptorrhynchoides isolate AG116_Rl617_1_P2 chromosome 4, CSIRO_AGI_Rlap_v1, whole genome shotgun sequence genomic window:
- the LOC139904370 gene encoding uncharacterized protein isoform X3, with translation MDPMYQVTGKLTKESDVYTFGVLLLEVLCGVPELVDTDDYQERHVTELVPKRLEQQNMLRKIVHFDIRDEITSESLETYSKIASRCVLQDPDKRPTMAEVVIELEKALRFQGGELPQVHILGSSNGKGHLPEETVDTSDQEKSKQEESFPGRLLDSEESGIVTNVTGVEAAKKEIGESTDDADNTKEIPMDLKAAIEEYEISEVDKKSKIVKSTTYSNNGDNNDTLAMQQEQSHVDEGVNVEKDNTEDANVTAMEITMAQEPSILDSDNVIVTTGKHTAILKGQKTPEFTVNNITRDVDVSEFATNDDDDDKLLSNQDFGSKTSNNDNSTCSESESNNGDEFTPSDYLIKSPANGNMKKTTTSYGSGNCCCCSWWCYLFDSLHLLQRCFLRRSILE, from the exons ATGGATCCTATGTATCAAGTCACCGGGAAATTGACCAAGGAGTCTGACGTGTATACTTTCGGCGTGTTATTGCTTGAAGTTTTATGTGGGGTGCCAGAATTGGTCGATACCGATGATTATCAGGAGCGGCATGTTACCGAATTGGTCCCCAAGAGGCTGGAACAGCAGAATATGTTACGCAAGATTGTGCATTTTGATATTAGAGATGAAATAACAAGTGAATCCTTGGAAACATATTCCAAAATCGCATCTAGATGTGTGTTACAAGACCCTGACAAACGTCCTACCATGGCAGAGGTCGTCATAGAACTCGAAAAAGCATTGAGATTCCAG GGAGGTGAACTGCCCCAAGTACACATTCTTGGTAGCAGCAACGGCAAGGGTCATCTACCTGAAGAAACCGTCGATACATCTGATCAGGAAAAGTCCAAG CAAGAAGAGAGCTTTCCTGGTCGATTATTAGACAGTGAAGAGAGTGGGATTGTAACAAATGTAACAGGCGTTGAGGCTGCTAAAAAAGAGATTGGTGAGAGCACAGACGATGCTGACAACACAAAAGAAATTCCCATGGATCTAAAGGCAGCTATCGAGGAATATGAGATAAGTGAGGTTGATAAGAAAAGCAAGATAGTTAAGAGTACTACATATTCTAACAATGGTGACAATAATGATACTTTGGCCATG CAGCAAGAGCAGAGTCATGTAGATGAAGGAGTCAATGTTGAGAAAGATAACACTGAAGATGCAAATGTTACAGCCATGGAGATCACAATGGCGCAGGAACCATCGATTCTGGATTCAGACAATGTGATTGTGACCACCGGAAAACATACCGCAATACTGAAAGGCCAGAAGACACCTGAGTTTACTGTAAATAATATTACTAGAGATGTAGATGTGAGTGAGTTTGCcaccaatgatgatgatgatgataagttaCTATCCAACCAAGATTTTGGAAGCAAgacaagtaataatgataatagtacatGCTCCGAATCAGAGTCTAACAATGGTGATGAGTTTACTCCTTCAGATTATCTGATCAAGAGTCCCGCCAATGGTAATATG AAAAAAACTACTACTTCGTATGGATCCGGAAACTGCTGTTGCTGTTCTTGGTGGTGCTACCTCTTTGACAG tcttCATCTGTTACAGCGTTGTTTTCTACGGAGGTCAATTTTGGAATGA
- the LOC139843187 gene encoding uncharacterized protein, whose amino-acid sequence MSGKGDGLDHLRIPFDKIKFGKKLEVEGYGSVFQGEYDNQHVALKQLNITNLANIKPKLLDEILVISRFRQHPNLVALLGFSDEKSNEIILVYEYVPSGNLADKMRKRLTTIQRLEICLDAARGLDYLHTGVDKSTPGIVHGNIKTSKILLKSKSNSSRLEAKVSSFGLSKIIPGKSQKNNLESMKSDDDDDEATKASDVYSFGVMLLEVLCGVSELVDTDDFLERHVTELVPKKMEQNKLRKIIHRDMRKDMTTESLETYAKIACQCTIENPEERPTMRRVVEELEKALRLQGGEVSYVDIPTIIGKDLITDNNLEVAGEDTTRDEINIDGTTTSVSTDPNEFVDNTPQIATMEEQEQIHDVLTLASSDVDNVMDNTHIEEAEKETVIIGTNIDPPETPGIIIAHNSNSDNESNMDGENRETMKLATASQFSSVDTTVPQGGNNVFNVQSLSSSTSSNGDGVSEGTINTDINHVGDNNCEMMSSDMTDKQSEVKIVSSEETTDKIAVEEQRSYNVPPIPDSVDDSESLPEAAAETRLEEEEEEEDTHNIMFMSTNDPQATKQVTDDLKFNPNSNSSKENIDDNHNTKPVDNCTNPSDNSTQQNSGVLKSSSSSNFDDDDDDDNDDDVPYKNHDDEEIEDELEQLRIPYDKIKFGKKIDARGYGSLFAGELDVRQVALKRLNITNLSNIKPKLLAEIVKVARFRNHPNVVALIGFCDEKKNEIILVYEYVSDGNLADKMSKHLTTIQRLEICLGAARGLDYLHTGVDSATPGIVHGDIRLSKILINSDSSLSVRISCSVLI is encoded by the exons ATGTCCGGAAAAGGAGACGGACTCGATCACCTTCGAATTCCATTTGACAAGATCAAATTTGGTAAGAAACTCGAGGTTGAAGGCTACGGAAGTGTGTTCCAAGGAGAGTATGATAACCAACATGTGGCATTGAAACAGTTGAACATCACAAATCTTGCTAACATTAAACCAAAATTGTTAGATGAGATTCTAGTAATTTCCAGATTCCGGCAACATCCTAATCTAGTTGCCCTGCTTGGATTTTCAGACGAAAAGAGCAATGAGATCATACTCGTTTATGAGTATGTACCAAGTGGAAATCTAGCTGATAAGATGAGGAAACGTCTGACCACCATCCAGCGTCTAGAGATATGTCTAGACGCTGCACGTGGACTCGATTATTTGCATACCGGAGTTGACAAGTCAACCCCTGGTATAGTTCATGGTAACATCAAAACTTCCAAGATCTTGTTGAAATCAAAGTCAAATTCATCCAGATTGGAAGCAAAGGTTTCAAGTTTTGGTTTGTCCAAAATAATTCCTGGAAAATCACAAAAGAATAATCTAGAATCTATGAaatcagatgatgatgatgatgaagcgaCCAAGGCATCAGACGTGTATTCGTTTGGTGTAATGCTACTTGAAGTGTTGTGTGGTGTATCAGAGTTAGTAGATACGGATGATTTTTTGGAACGACATGTGACCGAATTGGTACCAAAGAAGATGGAACAAAATAAACTACGCAAAATCATTCACCGTGATATGAGAAAAGATATGACAACCGAATCACTGGAAACGTATGCTAAAATAGCGTGCCAGTGCACGATCGAAAATCCCGAAGAACGTCCTACTATGAGGCGGGTGGTTGAAGAACTTGAAAAAGCATTGAGATTACAG GGAGGAGAGGTCTCATATGTTGATATTCCGACTATCATCGGGAAAGATTTGATTACCGACAACAATTTAGAAGTTGCCGGAGAAGATACCACCAGGGACGAGATTAACATCGATGGTACCACTACTTCAGTTTCTACCGACCCCAACGAGTTCGTTGATAATACACCTCAAATTGCTACAATG GAAGAGCAAGAGCAGATACATGACGTTCTAACTTTGGCCAGCAGTGATGTTGACAATGTGATGGACAATACACATATCGAGGAGGCTGAAAAAGAAACTGTGATTATAGGCACCAATATTGATCCCCCGGAAACGCCAGGAATAATTATTGCACACAATTCAAACTCCGACAATGAATCAAATATGGATGGGGAAAACAGAGAAACCATGAAACTTGCTACAGCTTCTCAATTTAGCAGTGTTGACACAACGGTTCCTCAG GGCGGGAATAACGTCTTCAATGTCCAAAGTCTTAGTAGTAGTACTAGTAGTAATGGCGATGGTGTATCTGAAGGTACAATCAATACGGATATTAATCATGTAGGAGATAATAATTGTGAGATGATGAGCTCGGATATGACAGACAAACAATCCGAGGTGAAGATTGTAAGCAGTGAAGAAACTACTGACAAAATTGCTGTG GAAGAGCAGAGGAGCTATAATGTTCCTCCTATTCCGGACAGTGTCGATGATAGTGAGAGTCTACCAGAAGCAGCAGCAGAAACCAgacttgaagaagaagaagaagaagaagatacccACAACATCATGTTTATGAGCACCAATGATCCACAAGCCACAAAACAAGTAACAGATGATTTAAAATTCAATCCCAACTCAAACAGCAGCAAGGAAAACATAGATGATAACCACAACACCAAACCTGTTGATAACTGCACAAATCCCTCCGATAATTCGACACAACAG AACTCTGGGGTTTTGAAATCAAGCAGCAGCAGcaactttgatgatgatgatgatgatgataatgatgatgatgtaccaTACAAAAACCATGATGATGAGGAGATCGAAGATGAACTGGAACAACTTCGAATTCCATATGACAAGATTAAATTTGGTAAGAAAATAGATGCGCGTGGCTATGGAAGCCTATTTGCAGGAGAACTTGATGTTCGCCAAGTCGCGCTAAAACGCTTAAATATCACAAACCTTTCTAACATCAAACCCAAGCTTTTAGCAGAGATTGTAAAGGTTGCTAGGTTCCGGAACCACCCCAATGTTGTGGCTCTTATCGGGTTTTGTGATGAAAAGAAGAACGAAATAATACTCGTTTATGAGTACGTCTCAGATGGAAATCTAGCAGATAAAATGAGTAAGCATCTTACGACAATCCAGCGCCTCGAGATCTGTCTTGGTGCTGCTCGTGGACTCGACTATCTGCATACCGGTGTTGACTCTGCAACGCCTGGTATCGTTCATGGTGACATCAGACTTTCAAAAATATTGATAAATTCAGATTCAAGTTTATCTGTTAGAATTAGTTGTAGTGTTTTGATTTAG
- the LOC139904370 gene encoding uncharacterized protein isoform X2, which produces MDPMYQVTGKLTKESDVYTFGVLLLEVLCGVPELVDTDDYQERHVTELVPKRLEQQNMLRKIVHFDIRDEITSESLETYSKIASRCVLQDPDKRPTMAEVVIELEKALRFQGGELPQVHILGSSNGKGHLPEETVDTSDQEKSKQEESFPGRLLDSEESGIVTNVTGVEAAKKEIGESTDDADNTKEIPMDLKAAIEEYEISEVDKKSKIVKSTTYSNNGDNNDTLAMQEQSHVDEGVNVEKDNTEDANVTAMEITMAQEPSILDSDNVIVTTGKHTAILKGQKTPEFTVNNITRDVDVSEFATNDDDDDKLLSNQDFGSKTSNNDNSTCSESESNNGDEFTPSDYLIKSPANGNMKKTTTSYGSGNCCCCSWWCYLFDSVVFYGGQFWNEVVCCFNGISSSKRD; this is translated from the exons ATGGATCCTATGTATCAAGTCACCGGGAAATTGACCAAGGAGTCTGACGTGTATACTTTCGGCGTGTTATTGCTTGAAGTTTTATGTGGGGTGCCAGAATTGGTCGATACCGATGATTATCAGGAGCGGCATGTTACCGAATTGGTCCCCAAGAGGCTGGAACAGCAGAATATGTTACGCAAGATTGTGCATTTTGATATTAGAGATGAAATAACAAGTGAATCCTTGGAAACATATTCCAAAATCGCATCTAGATGTGTGTTACAAGACCCTGACAAACGTCCTACCATGGCAGAGGTCGTCATAGAACTCGAAAAAGCATTGAGATTCCAG GGAGGTGAACTGCCCCAAGTACACATTCTTGGTAGCAGCAACGGCAAGGGTCATCTACCTGAAGAAACCGTCGATACATCTGATCAGGAAAAGTCCAAG CAAGAAGAGAGCTTTCCTGGTCGATTATTAGACAGTGAAGAGAGTGGGATTGTAACAAATGTAACAGGCGTTGAGGCTGCTAAAAAAGAGATTGGTGAGAGCACAGACGATGCTGACAACACAAAAGAAATTCCCATGGATCTAAAGGCAGCTATCGAGGAATATGAGATAAGTGAGGTTGATAAGAAAAGCAAGATAGTTAAGAGTACTACATATTCTAACAATGGTGACAATAATGATACTTTGGCCATG CAAGAGCAGAGTCATGTAGATGAAGGAGTCAATGTTGAGAAAGATAACACTGAAGATGCAAATGTTACAGCCATGGAGATCACAATGGCGCAGGAACCATCGATTCTGGATTCAGACAATGTGATTGTGACCACCGGAAAACATACCGCAATACTGAAAGGCCAGAAGACACCTGAGTTTACTGTAAATAATATTACTAGAGATGTAGATGTGAGTGAGTTTGCcaccaatgatgatgatgatgataagttaCTATCCAACCAAGATTTTGGAAGCAAgacaagtaataatgataatagtacatGCTCCGAATCAGAGTCTAACAATGGTGATGAGTTTACTCCTTCAGATTATCTGATCAAGAGTCCCGCCAATGGTAATATG AAAAAAACTACTACTTCGTATGGATCCGGAAACTGCTGTTGCTGTTCTTGGTGGTGCTACCTCTTTGACAG CGTTGTTTTCTACGGAGGTCAATTTTGGAATGAAGTGGTATGTTGTTTCAATGGGATTAGTTCAAGTAAACGAGATTAA
- the LOC139904370 gene encoding uncharacterized protein isoform X1, protein MDPMYQVTGKLTKESDVYTFGVLLLEVLCGVPELVDTDDYQERHVTELVPKRLEQQNMLRKIVHFDIRDEITSESLETYSKIASRCVLQDPDKRPTMAEVVIELEKALRFQGGELPQVHILGSSNGKGHLPEETVDTSDQEKSKQEESFPGRLLDSEESGIVTNVTGVEAAKKEIGESTDDADNTKEIPMDLKAAIEEYEISEVDKKSKIVKSTTYSNNGDNNDTLAMQQEQSHVDEGVNVEKDNTEDANVTAMEITMAQEPSILDSDNVIVTTGKHTAILKGQKTPEFTVNNITRDVDVSEFATNDDDDDKLLSNQDFGSKTSNNDNSTCSESESNNGDEFTPSDYLIKSPANGNMKKTTTSYGSGNCCCCSWWCYLFDSVVFYGGQFWNEVVCCFNGISSSKRD, encoded by the exons ATGGATCCTATGTATCAAGTCACCGGGAAATTGACCAAGGAGTCTGACGTGTATACTTTCGGCGTGTTATTGCTTGAAGTTTTATGTGGGGTGCCAGAATTGGTCGATACCGATGATTATCAGGAGCGGCATGTTACCGAATTGGTCCCCAAGAGGCTGGAACAGCAGAATATGTTACGCAAGATTGTGCATTTTGATATTAGAGATGAAATAACAAGTGAATCCTTGGAAACATATTCCAAAATCGCATCTAGATGTGTGTTACAAGACCCTGACAAACGTCCTACCATGGCAGAGGTCGTCATAGAACTCGAAAAAGCATTGAGATTCCAG GGAGGTGAACTGCCCCAAGTACACATTCTTGGTAGCAGCAACGGCAAGGGTCATCTACCTGAAGAAACCGTCGATACATCTGATCAGGAAAAGTCCAAG CAAGAAGAGAGCTTTCCTGGTCGATTATTAGACAGTGAAGAGAGTGGGATTGTAACAAATGTAACAGGCGTTGAGGCTGCTAAAAAAGAGATTGGTGAGAGCACAGACGATGCTGACAACACAAAAGAAATTCCCATGGATCTAAAGGCAGCTATCGAGGAATATGAGATAAGTGAGGTTGATAAGAAAAGCAAGATAGTTAAGAGTACTACATATTCTAACAATGGTGACAATAATGATACTTTGGCCATG CAGCAAGAGCAGAGTCATGTAGATGAAGGAGTCAATGTTGAGAAAGATAACACTGAAGATGCAAATGTTACAGCCATGGAGATCACAATGGCGCAGGAACCATCGATTCTGGATTCAGACAATGTGATTGTGACCACCGGAAAACATACCGCAATACTGAAAGGCCAGAAGACACCTGAGTTTACTGTAAATAATATTACTAGAGATGTAGATGTGAGTGAGTTTGCcaccaatgatgatgatgatgataagttaCTATCCAACCAAGATTTTGGAAGCAAgacaagtaataatgataatagtacatGCTCCGAATCAGAGTCTAACAATGGTGATGAGTTTACTCCTTCAGATTATCTGATCAAGAGTCCCGCCAATGGTAATATG AAAAAAACTACTACTTCGTATGGATCCGGAAACTGCTGTTGCTGTTCTTGGTGGTGCTACCTCTTTGACAG CGTTGTTTTCTACGGAGGTCAATTTTGGAATGAAGTGGTATGTTGTTTCAATGGGATTAGTTCAAGTAAACGAGATTAA